A window of Methanobrevibacter sp. genomic DNA:
AATTTTTAATTTTGACATGAAAATCTAAAAAAAGAAAAAAGTATAAAGGTCTATTGACCCATACCCTGCATAGCTGCTTGAATAGTTGCTTGCATTTCTTCAAGTTTTTTCATTACTCTTTCTTCTTGACGTGACATAGTCTGTTTTCTCAATTCAAGAGTTTCCAATTTATCTTCCATGTCAGCTAATGCATCAGCATATTCAACTTTGATAAGCAAAGTACCAGCTTGTTTGAATACTTCAGTTGTCTCATCTGTTTTTTTAAGTTCTTCTAATGCTTTTTCAGTTTCTTGAATTTGAATTTCAACATTTTGAACTTGCATGGTTACAGCCTGTGCTTGTTGTTGTAATTGTTGAAACTGATTTAATTGTTGTTGAATGTTTTCAGGAATATCCATATTATCACCTTAATAATTATATTTAATAAACATTAATTGGTTAAATTATTTATTTCTAATGCTAACTTAATCCATTTGATAGCCGAGTTTACAGAAGCCCTAAATGAAGTAGAATCTTCTGCATCAATATTGATTATAATATTAGACCCATCTAAATCAATTGTCATAGATGACCTAAAATTAGGAGCAGTATTAAATTCTAAAAGAATAGAATCATAAATTATTTTAGCCTGATTTTCATTTTCAAATTCAATAACTATATTGCTTTTAACACTTTCAAGAGGATTTTTATCCGTCATTTGAAACCTCTAAAAGTTTTTTAATATTAATTTTAAAATTGAGAGTGTCTCCAAACTTGTTAATAAAACTAATTCTAGCTACCGAATCATCACTATCA
This region includes:
- a CDS encoding prefoldin subunit beta, encoding MDIPENIQQQLNQFQQLQQQAQAVTMQVQNVEIQIQETEKALEELKKTDETTEVFKQAGTLLIKVEYADALADMEDKLETLELRKQTMSRQEERVMKKLEEMQATIQAAMQGMGQ
- a CDS encoding KEOPS complex subunit Pcc1, whose protein sequence is MTDKNPLESVKSNIVIEFENENQAKIIYDSILLEFNTAPNFRSSMTIDLDGSNIIINIDAEDSTSFRASVNSAIKWIKLALEINNLTN